The Setaria viridis chromosome 9, Setaria_viridis_v4.0, whole genome shotgun sequence sequence AATCGCAGCGCGTAGCAATCGCTTGCATAAACACCATACCCTGCATAAATATGATCGGTGGCAGCAGGTATATGAAGAAGAGATCCTCGCTGAACACCAGCACGCGCGAGTGCTTCCCGCTCAATGCGAACAGGATCACGGCGCCAGTCCCCAGCCCCTGCACAACCCACAAGCATAATCATAATCAATCACCTTCGAATATAGTGTAGCTATATAGCAGACCATACATTTTACCATGCACTTGACATTATTATGACAAATATACTGTAGCTATATAGCAGACCATTCATTTAGTTCTATCTGTAGCAGTGGAAAATCGGTAATGAATTGTGTATAAAAAATGAACATAATGGTTTGGTTTGCAAACTCTTCGTAGATATACGTTTCTTTATTTGAGTGAATCGAATATTAGGCTTGTGAATGTATTCAAATAATAGCACTACTCTATGAATCCTATTTTCAACACTTAAAGGACATCAGCCTAGCTATAGCAATATAGCAGACCGTGTATGTCAATGAATTGTAGGGGAAAAAAATCGAATGTGATGGTTGGCTTACAAAATCTTGCTGATATATGCATGTTTATTTGCATGAACTGAATGCCGTACCTATAAAGATATACAGATAGTAGCACTACTTTATGAACCTCTCTTTCTGTAGATCGTCGTTTTCCAGCACTTAATAAAATGGCATCTTTTTAGCTACAGCAGACCATACATGTCTATCTTTAGCTGTGGCATTGAATTgtacaaaaaaaatttaatgtATTGGTTCTGAATATCTCCATAGATACTTGTATTCTTGCATGAATTAAATGCCAAATCTGCAAATATATGCTACTATTAGCACTACTATACCTTACTTTCTCAGGATTCACTCGTGCTTATAAAAATTGCACTTCACAGTAGAGGTGGATGGCGGCGAAACTCCTGATGCAAAGGCACAATCAAATGTGTACTCCAATTCCAATAACACGACCGAGTTCTACATTGGTTTGACATGATTTTTagttaatgaaaaaaaaacaagtttctGCCATACCTGTGGCCGGCGGAACTCCTCCTGAGCGGGCGGACGGCGGGGATCTCCTCCTGATGTGGAGGACGGCGGAGCTTAGGCGGCCGTCGGTGGATCTCTTTTGACGGCGGTGGTGGGCCTCCGGTCGCCGGCGGGAGGTTGGGCGGCTGTGGCGCGCGGGTGACGGCGCGCCAGCGGCAGATGGCGGGGctcggcgggcgggcgggtaAAGGGGGCTGGCGAAGGGGCTAGGTCGGGGGGCGGGCGGGGAAAGGGGCCGACGAAGGGgctagggcgggcggcggcgggcctccggccaccggcggcgggtATGGCGGCTGTGGCGCGCGGGTGACCGCAGAAAAGTGGCGGACGGCAGAGCTCGACGGGCGGGTGGGGAAATAGGGCCGGCGAAAGGgctagggcgggcggcggcgggcctccgGCCGTCGGCGGAggtagggcggcggcggggctagggTCGCCGGAACCctagcgggcggcgcggcaagaaacggaggcgcgggcggcgcggcaagAAACAGAGGCGCGGGTGGGGGAGAAACAGAGGCGCGGGGGGTCTCGAAGGAGAAAAGAACGAATCGTTTTTCTATGTAatcagtggtattggtgggtaattatccaccaactccacgaggaggttcaataTAGGGGGGTTTGgtgcagcaaaagaggtgctccaaaactccacccctatttgcactacagctccatggagttggcagctccatgaagttttggagttgaggtgtttggctggattttttaCTGGAGTCGCAGGAGTTGTGGAGTGGAgacgtgccaaacagggcctaagttgGGGTCAAATGGAGTTTtctttaaagaaaaatattttgcatCTTACAGGCCTGGGCCTGGCCCAACCCATGTACGCATTCGTGCACCAGGtcgactctctctctctcctctattGGACTGTGCCCACCCGGCCCTTGTCCAAGCATAAAGTGGTGGCCTCTCATTCAAATGCGAACTACGAAAAGCCCACCCTATCCTCCTCCCCTAGTCCCTCTATTGTACCCTGCACCGGAAGCCCACCCTATCCTCCTCCCCTAGTCCCTCTGTTGTACCCcgcaccggcggccggcgcctccAACCAGCCGGCTCTCCCGCTGCCGCCGTGAAGCTCACACTCTCACACACCACCATCGCCCCCACGCACCGCGGCTACACCCACCGCAGATTCACCCCACGCTCCGCCCGCCCTTGTATATCCAGCCGGTTTCAAGCGAGCGCGCGCCCCGTGGCCCAGCACGCACGCTAGGTGCTCGACGGATTGCCAGAACCCCACGTCACCTGGCGCTCCGCCCTCGCCTACGGCACAGAGCACGTCTTTGAATCAGATTCAAGGGGCATGAGGTTTGTGGTGACGAAAgtgtgtggtggtggaggaaaAGCGCGGGCGGGTGTGCTCCACATAGGTGGTGGCATCGAGacgccggcgctgctgctgtCCACGCGCAAAGGACTGCCGTCATTCGTGTCCTGCGACCTCCTAGCCTCACTTCCCCTCCCGGactccctcctcctccatgtCTGCCCAACCCACTTGTAAGTCAAGTCTCCATCCTGGCATTCTCCAATTCGACACTGCATGCGCACTTGTTCAACAGAATGCTGTGGAAGAAGCTGTGCCTATCTCCTGGGACATGTAGATTCTGATCACCgttcttttatttttgcagtATAGAGGGCCCTCCAATGAAGACAATATCAAACATTGGCGGTTTGCACCGCATGCTGGGTTTGCCTGATCACATTCTTGTAGCTGCGGCAGGTGATTCTATCGAGAGTCTGCCATCAAGCGAAGCCACCAACAAATTCGGTGCCTCCTTTGATACACCTTCTGGCCGTAGACTGGTTGATATCTCTACTCCTTCATTTTCAACTTTGGGTGCACATTTTAGCGTACATCTAGATTCAATCTTGTTATACTCTTTCAGGTCAAACCATCTGACTATATGGAGTTAGTTTCCTGCATGAAGCCTAATCTATGGGCCAGTTTGGCGGATGAGGTACCTGCTTGGGTGACTGAGAAACGGAACAAAACCTCTGTTGACAGGACATTGCGGTGGCTTGATGCATGTATTTCTTTGGATGCGGTATGATGTTAAGCTATTTTTCAGCTGAATTGTTTCACATGACTTCATTATATGAGCCCAAAAAAAGATAACCTAGTGATGCTTCTGGAATTGTTATCAAGTTAAGGGGGCCTAAGGGGCACTTCACTAATTTTAGATGCCTCTTATCCAAGCTTATAAAGTTTAAATTGTGGCACAATTTTTTTACTTATGGGATTATCATTATCAACCCCAGGCAAGCCTTTTGTTGTTGATTATTTTTTCAACTTACTACTTTTCAGGCTGCTGGAGCAAATAGTTTTGGTTTTATTGTTGGAGGATCTAGCATAGAACAACGAAGGCTATGCGCCACTGAAGTGGCAAAGCGGAATGTTTCAGGTTATCTTTTATTTAGTTTTTATATTTAACTCTCTGGGGGAAGAATGGAAACTGTCCTAATTTAGGAATTGTTTTGATAATGCTGTTTTTGTTAATCAGAAAAAAACGTACTACAATCTTTGTACTGATGTTTTTTGTTGCCAAGTTTGATGCAGGCTTTTGGATTGGTGGATTTGGCCTTGGAGATGATATTGAAGAGCGCTGCAGTTTACTCAATGCAGTAACAGTGAGAAACTAATCCGTGATATATTTACGAGTTTTTTTATATCTTTGTGCAAAGTTTTCCTGCTTTTCATTTCTCTTTTAACTGCAAAAGAATCCAAGGATAAACTAATTTTCCACTTCTCCATGCATTTACATAAAAAATCCTGTTCCAAATGTGAATCTTCTGTAAAATGGAAGTCTGCCTACACGAAGAAAGCAGTATTGCATTCATATCCAGTACGACCAAATTGTTTTAACCATCTACATCTTAACATTGACCACACAGTATACTATATTGTTTGGTTGTCATGCTGAAATAGAAGAGTTCAGCTTTGATATGAAATGTCATAACATCCACGTTCAAACAATTTATGGATTTTTACTTTTTAATGGTTGTAGTCTGCATCTGTACTATTACTTTGTGAAGGCTTAAAGAATTTACCTCCTGCCCTTACCTAGCCTTAGATTGTGATCAAAGACACTTTTTAGATGTAGTTTTTCTTGTTGAGAagtgttctttctttcttttttacatATCCTGGCTTTAACCATTTGGCTTTTCCTTCCAGGATTGTTTGCCACCAGAAAAACCTCGGCTTGTGTCTAGGCTTGGTCTTCCAGGTGCCTGCGATGTAACTTGTCTTTTAGCTTTGGATTTTCTTATATAATTTCCACAGGACCATGACTTAAACATTTGCTTTGTTTTCTTTATCATCTCATTAGTGACTTTGTACATTCTAGCTTCATCCCATAATTCACAAATCACAAGCTAGAGCTGTGCTGATAAAATTATCCAGATATTAGCCTATCATATGCCTGTAGAATATCCTGAATAGGATGCTGAGCACTGGTTGTTTATGGAGCTAATCTTTGCTTTCTTATAAGAAAAGCTTCATCTAGACCTTGACAATTTTGAAAATCTTACACCCTGATTTTTTTctattagaaaaatatttttataatgtctTTTTGACACTTGAGTACCTTGTATGTATTCCAGAGGAGGTCTTGGAGGGTGTAGCTGCCGGTATCGACCTTTTTGACTCCACGTATGCACATTCATGTTTGTGCTATAGCATTAATTCATCAGTATGCTAAAAGAATTTGATTTTTCATACTTCGGAAATGACAGGTATATTTACCAACTTACTATGGGTGGTTTCGCACTGATCTTCCCTGTTGACATGGTTGGGAGAGAGATGCAGAATGGTCTGTTCAACAATGATGGTGGAGATTCAACAAAGATTAACCTGCGTGCAACTACATATCGGTAGGTGACCTTGTCAATGGAAATAACAACTTCTACCAAAACATACACCTCATATTTGAGCAGATGTGTGAATTTAGTCGTATACTTGTATGCCTGTGCACTTTAACAGTTATAAACAAAATTACAA is a genomic window containing:
- the LOC117835053 gene encoding uncharacterized protein — encoded protein: MRFVVTKVCGGGGKARAGVLHIGGGIETPALLLSTRKGLPSFVSCDLLASLPLPDSLLLHVCPTHFIEGPPMKTISNIGGLHRMLGLPDHILVAAAGDSIESLPSSEATNKFGASFDTPSGRRLVKPSDYMELVSCMKPNLWASLADEVPAWVTEKRNKTSVDRTLRWLDACISLDAAAGANSFGFIVGGSSIEQRRLCATEVAKRNVSGFWIGGFGLGDDIEERCSLLNAVTDCLPPEKPRLVSRLGLPEEVLEGVAAGIDLFDSTYIYQLTMGGFALIFPVDMVGREMQNGLFNNDGGDSTKINLRATTYRKDTSRLVDSCSCFTCQNHTRAYLNHLLNVHEMLAQILLEIHNTHHYLRFFRSIREAINVGEFDVFRQQFVKKRRAHITAAVL